A window of Brevibacterium ihuae contains these coding sequences:
- the hutU gene encoding urocanate hydratase — protein sequence MTTTPSTPDQKPGFTRHDPSRTIRAPRGTDFTAKSWQTEAAKRMLMNNLDPEVAERPEDLVVYGGTGRAARSWEAYDAIVRTLDDLEADETLLVQSGKPVGVLRTHEWAPRVLIANSNLVGDWANWEHFRELEAEGLMMYGQMTAGSWIYIATQGILQGTYETFAAIARKSFDGTLAGTLTVTAGCGGMGGAQPLSVTLNGGACLIIDVDRTRLERRKSKRYLDEVVTDLDTALAKVIEAKKNRQALSVGLVGNAAEILPALLDRPEAAEVDIATDQTSAHDPLSYLPLGVSLEDWQAEADEDAEKFTLRAEESMAKHVAAMVGFQDRGAEVFDYGNSIRDEARKAGYERAFEFPGFVPAYIRPLFCEGMGPFRWVALSGDPKDIEVTDAALKELFPENESLRTWLDAAAEFVEFEGLPARICWLGYKERHQAGLLFNRLVAEGKVSAPIVIGRDHLDSGSVASPYRETEGMRDGTDAVADWPLLNALVNTSSGATWVSIHHGGGVGMGRSIHAGQVSVADGTELAAQKLARLLTNDPGMGVLRHVDAGYERAAEVAGERGIRVPMVEELDRRDEESAQG from the coding sequence ATGACCACCACCCCCAGCACCCCCGACCAGAAGCCGGGCTTCACCCGCCACGATCCCAGCCGCACCATCCGCGCCCCCCGCGGCACCGACTTCACCGCGAAGTCGTGGCAGACCGAGGCCGCCAAGCGGATGCTCATGAACAACCTCGACCCCGAGGTCGCCGAGCGCCCCGAGGACCTCGTGGTCTACGGCGGCACCGGCCGCGCCGCCCGCTCCTGGGAGGCCTACGACGCGATCGTCCGCACCCTCGACGACCTCGAGGCCGACGAGACCCTCCTCGTCCAGTCCGGCAAGCCCGTCGGCGTGCTCCGCACCCACGAATGGGCCCCGCGCGTGCTCATCGCCAACTCCAACCTCGTGGGCGACTGGGCGAACTGGGAGCACTTCCGCGAGCTCGAGGCCGAGGGCCTCATGATGTACGGCCAGATGACCGCCGGCTCGTGGATCTACATCGCCACCCAGGGCATCCTCCAGGGCACCTACGAGACGTTCGCCGCGATCGCCCGGAAGAGCTTCGACGGCACCCTGGCCGGCACGCTCACCGTGACCGCCGGCTGCGGCGGCATGGGTGGCGCGCAGCCGCTGTCCGTCACCCTCAACGGCGGTGCCTGCCTCATCATCGACGTCGACCGCACCCGGCTCGAGCGCCGGAAGTCCAAGCGCTACCTCGACGAGGTCGTCACCGATCTCGACACCGCGCTCGCGAAGGTCATCGAGGCGAAGAAGAACCGGCAGGCGCTGTCCGTCGGGCTCGTCGGCAACGCCGCGGAGATCCTCCCGGCGCTCCTCGACCGCCCGGAGGCCGCCGAGGTCGACATCGCCACCGACCAGACCTCCGCCCACGACCCGCTGTCCTACCTGCCTCTGGGTGTGTCCCTCGAGGACTGGCAGGCCGAGGCGGACGAGGACGCGGAGAAGTTCACCCTGCGCGCCGAGGAGTCGATGGCCAAGCACGTCGCCGCGATGGTCGGCTTCCAGGACCGCGGGGCCGAGGTGTTCGACTACGGCAACTCGATCCGCGACGAGGCCCGCAAGGCCGGCTACGAGCGCGCCTTCGAGTTCCCCGGCTTCGTCCCGGCCTACATCCGGCCGCTGTTCTGCGAGGGCATGGGCCCGTTCCGCTGGGTCGCGCTGTCCGGCGACCCCAAGGACATCGAGGTCACCGACGCCGCGCTCAAGGAGCTGTTCCCGGAGAACGAGTCGCTCCGCACCTGGCTCGACGCGGCTGCCGAATTCGTCGAGTTCGAGGGCCTGCCGGCACGCATCTGCTGGCTCGGCTACAAGGAGCGCCACCAGGCCGGTCTCCTCTTCAACCGGCTCGTCGCCGAGGGCAAGGTGTCCGCGCCCATCGTCATCGGCCGCGACCACCTGGACTCCGGCTCCGTCGCCAGCCCCTACCGGGAGACCGAGGGCATGCGCGACGGCACCGACGCGGTCGCCGACTGGCCGCTGCTCAACGCCCTCGTCAACACCTCCTCGGGTGCGACCTGGGTGTCGATCCACCATGGCGGAGGCGTGGGCATGGGCCGTTCGATCCACGCCGGCCAGGTGTCCGTGGCCGACGGCACCGAGCTCGCCGCGCAGAAGCTCGCGCGCCTGCTCACCAACGACCCCGGCATGGGCGTGCTGCGCCACGTCGACGCCGGCTACGAGCGCGCCGCCGAGGTCGCCGGTGAGCGCGGCATCCGCGTCCCCATGGTCGAGGAGCTCGACCGCCGCGACGAGGAGTCCGCCCAGGGCTGA
- the hutG gene encoding formimidoylglutamase, with protein MNRTHTWTGRADGPGDEHRRFWQIVEPAEAPAAPGDRATADPSRPGGPAAEAPAADAVILGFASDEGVRRNHGRQGAAAGPEAIRAALGSLAVHSPLRVVDAGDVVVAGEDLESGQADLARQIAELRRSPGLSEALTGVLGGGHETAWGSYLGLAEECADRRLGILNLDAHFDLRQAERPTSGTPFGQVAADRAARGADFDYTVIGISEANNTTALFDTARELGVTWLSDVDSQDVARAVRWVEEFAAGVDDLYLTIDLDVLPAAVAPGVSAPAGFGVPTAVILAACGAAAASGKLRHFDVVELNPRYDVDGRTARTAARLVHEILTRAAAERTGGSRV; from the coding sequence ATGAATCGCACGCACACGTGGACCGGCCGCGCGGACGGTCCGGGAGACGAGCATCGCCGCTTCTGGCAGATCGTCGAACCCGCCGAGGCGCCCGCCGCCCCGGGAGACCGGGCCACCGCCGATCCCTCCCGGCCCGGTGGGCCCGCCGCCGAGGCGCCCGCCGCCGATGCCGTGATCCTCGGGTTCGCGAGTGACGAGGGGGTGCGCCGCAACCACGGCCGCCAGGGTGCGGCCGCAGGGCCCGAGGCGATCCGCGCAGCACTAGGCTCCCTCGCGGTGCACTCCCCGCTGCGTGTGGTCGATGCCGGGGACGTCGTCGTCGCGGGCGAGGACCTCGAGTCCGGGCAGGCGGACCTCGCCCGGCAGATCGCCGAGCTGCGGCGCTCCCCCGGGCTGTCCGAAGCTCTGACTGGGGTGCTCGGCGGCGGGCACGAGACCGCGTGGGGAAGCTATCTGGGGCTCGCCGAGGAGTGCGCGGACCGGCGCCTGGGCATCCTCAACCTCGATGCCCACTTCGACCTGCGGCAGGCGGAGAGGCCCACCTCGGGCACGCCGTTCGGGCAGGTCGCGGCGGACCGGGCCGCGCGCGGGGCGGACTTCGACTACACGGTGATCGGGATCAGCGAGGCGAACAACACCACCGCGCTGTTCGACACCGCGCGGGAGCTCGGTGTGACCTGGCTGAGCGACGTCGACTCCCAGGACGTCGCGCGGGCGGTCCGCTGGGTCGAGGAGTTCGCGGCCGGGGTCGACGACCTCTATCTGACGATCGATCTCGACGTCCTGCCGGCGGCGGTGGCGCCGGGCGTGAGCGCGCCGGCCGGGTTCGGGGTGCCGACTGCGGTGATCCTCGCGGCGTGCGGTGCCGCGGCGGCGAGCGGAAAGCTGCGGCACTTCGACGTCGTCGAGCTCAACCCGCGCTACGACGTCGACGGCCGCACCGCCCGCACCGCGGCCCGACTCGTCCACGAGATCCTCACCCGCGCCGCGGCTGAGCGGACGGGCGGCTCGAGGGTCTGA
- a CDS encoding gamma-glutamyltransferase family protein, with amino-acid sequence MTFRSETTTTRPTLEGTFGMTASTHWLATGSAQAVLERGGNAFDAAVAGAFVLHVVEPHLNGPGGDMTGVFVTAQEPRRPVVLMGQGPAPAGATIEHFRAEGLDAVPGAGALAAAVPGAVDAWLLLLQEHGAWELADVLAFAIDYAERGHHVLASVAETIDSASALFRTDWPSSADLWLENGQAPEPGSLIRNPEYAQVLRELVAAGDGEPTREERIAAARREWRTGRVARSIADFIRTPHRHSDGGLHAGVLTAADMADWAAGFEDALTLDFRGYTIAKTGPWGQGPVLLQVLAILDGFDDAHLDPGTELGAHTVLEALKLALADRDTYYGDSGSATALTPEALAVLLSPEYAAERRALIGENASHEFRPGTIPGVDPVSPPLRTEAEFGAAGGLGIGEPTVPKPAEPTPEARAAVRGDTCHIDVVDRWGNMVSATPSGGWLQSSPAVPGLGFCLGTRLQMMWLDQNSPSRLEPGTRPRTTLSPTLVLRDGEPVMALGTPGGDQQDQWQLLLLLRLLVGELDPQAAIDAPALHTTAMPGSFYPRTWEPAGAVVEDRLGEDVIIGLERRGHRVTRAGDWALGRLSCVIRDPETGVLRAAANPRGMQGYAAGR; translated from the coding sequence ATGACCTTCCGCAGCGAGACCACCACGACCCGCCCGACGCTCGAGGGCACCTTCGGGATGACCGCGTCGACGCACTGGCTGGCGACCGGTTCCGCCCAGGCGGTGCTCGAGCGCGGCGGCAATGCCTTCGACGCGGCCGTCGCCGGGGCTTTCGTCCTCCACGTCGTCGAGCCGCACCTCAACGGGCCCGGCGGCGACATGACCGGGGTGTTCGTCACTGCTCAGGAGCCGCGCCGTCCTGTCGTCCTCATGGGCCAGGGGCCCGCTCCGGCCGGGGCGACGATCGAGCACTTCCGGGCCGAAGGGCTCGACGCGGTGCCCGGTGCCGGGGCGCTGGCCGCCGCCGTGCCGGGAGCGGTCGACGCCTGGCTCCTGCTCCTCCAGGAGCACGGCGCCTGGGAGCTCGCCGATGTCCTCGCCTTCGCGATCGACTATGCCGAGCGGGGACATCACGTGCTCGCAAGCGTCGCTGAGACGATCGACAGCGCGAGCGCGCTGTTCCGGACCGACTGGCCGAGCTCCGCGGACCTGTGGCTGGAGAACGGGCAGGCCCCCGAGCCCGGATCGCTCATCCGCAACCCGGAGTACGCGCAGGTGCTCCGAGAGCTCGTCGCGGCCGGGGACGGAGAGCCCACCCGCGAGGAGCGGATCGCTGCCGCCCGGCGGGAATGGCGCACCGGTCGGGTCGCGCGCAGCATCGCCGATTTCATCCGCACCCCGCATCGCCATTCCGACGGCGGCCTGCACGCCGGGGTCCTCACCGCCGCCGACATGGCCGACTGGGCAGCCGGCTTCGAGGACGCGCTCACCCTGGACTTCCGCGGATACACGATCGCCAAGACCGGGCCGTGGGGCCAGGGTCCGGTGCTCCTCCAGGTGCTCGCGATCCTCGACGGCTTCGACGACGCGCACCTCGATCCTGGCACCGAGCTCGGTGCACACACCGTGCTCGAGGCGCTCAAGCTCGCCCTCGCCGACCGCGACACCTACTACGGGGACAGCGGGTCCGCGACCGCACTGACCCCGGAGGCGCTCGCCGTGCTGCTGAGCCCGGAGTACGCCGCCGAGCGCCGCGCGCTCATCGGCGAGAACGCCTCCCACGAGTTCCGGCCCGGCACCATCCCCGGTGTCGACCCCGTGTCGCCGCCCCTGCGCACCGAGGCGGAGTTCGGTGCCGCAGGAGGCCTCGGGATCGGGGAGCCGACGGTGCCGAAGCCCGCGGAACCCACGCCCGAGGCGCGCGCCGCGGTCCGCGGCGACACGTGCCACATCGATGTCGTCGACCGGTGGGGGAACATGGTGAGCGCAACACCCTCGGGCGGGTGGCTCCAGTCCTCGCCCGCCGTGCCCGGCCTGGGGTTCTGCCTCGGCACGCGGCTGCAGATGATGTGGCTCGACCAGAACTCGCCGTCCCGCCTGGAACCGGGAACGCGGCCGCGCACCACGCTCTCGCCGACCCTCGTGCTCCGCGACGGGGAGCCGGTGATGGCGCTCGGCACCCCGGGTGGTGACCAGCAGGACCAGTGGCAGCTGCTCCTGCTCCTCCGGCTGCTCGTCGGCGAGCTCGACCCGCAGGCCGCGATCGACGCCCCGGCGCTCCACACCACCGCGATGCCCGGCTCGTTCTACCCGCGCACCTGGGAGCCGGCGGGCGCGGTGGTCGAGGACCGGCTGGGCGAGGACGTCATCATTGGGCTCGAGCGGCGCGGTCACCGCGTGACCCGGGCCGGCGACTGGGCGCTCGGCCGCCTGTCGTGCGTGATCCGCGACCCGGAGACCGGTGTGCTCCGGGCGGCTGCGAACCCGCGCGGCATGCAGGGGTACGCCGCCGGGCGGTGA
- a CDS encoding PQQ-binding-like beta-propeller repeat protein, translating to MTVQIPRVGPRLAAGTALVLTLLAGCSGGAESGTAPAPEESPSPSPEPAALSEPIDLDYSGHVLTDDGRDRALLVDWTNGQLRAVDSGGTELWTESVQLDDEMMSAPLAYSSGDIVIIDDLSGELGARQWSDGAEVWRFAPAEAGAGCHEDWGFGPATTATGTVLEEGDVILLEYFMAMKKDGCTTAAEGDPLVFALDPATGEQAWPALTVGADGLPFGGSSLSISPDRSYGLLPWADDGSSMITRVDLATGEHTTLDVTELRAADDTGVEWFSVVPTGDPSTAVYVYGAEDPDDPYSGLVQRQAFLTVPEGLPMSDAGALTPLDPEEHAEAYAALDLEDTFDPVCTAQPVFTPTGEGACIMVQLFASTVAYWGSDLAATAWQSEEQAPESVTEYATPESDIGGARYAAVDGPEGPLLVVPTVDSSVAAFDAASGEVVWSSEAQGGSDPWGGQGYLPDLDLVPVVDDGELTFYDVATGEAHDSLDVADFASLSSTTRFLLVTEDQTSRLWTVTGG from the coding sequence ATGACCGTGCAGATCCCCCGTGTCGGACCGAGGCTCGCCGCCGGGACGGCCCTCGTGCTGACGCTCCTCGCCGGGTGCTCCGGAGGAGCGGAGAGCGGGACGGCTCCGGCTCCCGAGGAATCCCCCTCGCCCTCGCCGGAGCCCGCGGCGCTGTCCGAGCCGATCGATCTCGACTACAGCGGACACGTCCTCACCGACGACGGACGCGACCGTGCGCTGCTCGTCGACTGGACGAACGGGCAGCTCCGCGCGGTCGACAGCGGAGGCACCGAGCTGTGGACCGAGTCGGTGCAGCTCGACGACGAGATGATGTCCGCACCCCTCGCCTACTCCTCCGGCGACATCGTCATCATCGACGACCTGTCCGGTGAGCTGGGGGCCCGCCAGTGGAGCGACGGTGCGGAGGTGTGGCGCTTCGCACCCGCGGAGGCCGGCGCCGGGTGCCACGAGGACTGGGGCTTCGGCCCCGCGACCACCGCGACCGGCACCGTGCTGGAAGAAGGCGACGTCATCCTCCTCGAGTACTTCATGGCCATGAAGAAGGATGGTTGCACGACTGCGGCCGAGGGCGATCCGCTCGTCTTCGCGCTCGACCCCGCGACGGGGGAGCAGGCGTGGCCGGCCCTCACCGTGGGCGCGGACGGTCTGCCGTTCGGCGGCTCTTCGTTGAGCATCTCCCCGGACCGGTCGTACGGGCTGCTGCCCTGGGCCGACGACGGCAGCTCGATGATCACCCGCGTCGACCTCGCGACCGGGGAGCACACGACGCTCGACGTCACCGAACTCAGGGCGGCCGACGACACCGGCGTCGAGTGGTTCTCGGTGGTGCCCACCGGCGACCCGAGCACCGCGGTCTACGTGTACGGCGCGGAGGATCCGGATGATCCGTACAGCGGGCTCGTGCAGAGACAGGCGTTCCTGACAGTGCCGGAGGGTCTCCCGATGAGCGACGCCGGTGCGCTCACTCCACTCGATCCGGAGGAGCACGCCGAGGCGTACGCGGCCCTCGATCTCGAGGACACCTTCGATCCGGTGTGCACGGCACAGCCGGTCTTCACCCCGACCGGTGAGGGGGCGTGCATCATGGTGCAGCTGTTCGCCTCGACCGTGGCGTACTGGGGCTCCGACCTCGCGGCGACCGCCTGGCAATCGGAGGAGCAGGCGCCGGAGAGCGTCACCGAGTACGCGACGCCCGAATCCGACATCGGGGGAGCCCGGTACGCCGCCGTCGACGGGCCCGAGGGTCCGCTCCTCGTCGTCCCGACTGTCGACAGCTCCGTTGCCGCGTTCGACGCTGCGAGCGGCGAGGTCGTGTGGTCATCCGAGGCGCAGGGCGGGTCCGACCCGTGGGGCGGGCAGGGCTACCTGCCGGACCTCGACCTCGTGCCGGTCGTCGACGACGGAGAGCTGACCTTCTACGATGTGGCCACGGGCGAGGCGCACGACTCCCTCGACGTCGCCGACTTCGCCTCCCTGAGCTCGACCACCCGCTTCCTTCTCGTCACCGAGGACCAGACCTCCCGGCTCTGGACCGTCACCGGAGGCTGA
- a CDS encoding acyl-CoA dehydrogenase family protein, which yields MQFAEEGAKDHVEVGTTDPQDALNDLRMSEEALPLLNHVKRFIKDTVDPMYEEFVKLGEGHADRWSFAPGQLEVLQKAKDKAKEEGLWNFFLPDAETGDGLSNLDYAYIAIELGKSPLASETMNCSAPDTGNMEVLERVGTPEQKEQWLQPLLDGEIRSAYAMTEPDVATSDAKNVATRAVLENGEWVINGEKHYISGAGDPRCKIMIVMVRTNDDGPRGQNHSQILVPMDTPGVEIVGPMHVFGEDHAPRGHMHLRFNDVRVPESNMLLGEGRGFEISQLRLGPGRIHHCMRTIGKAEVALDYMVKRGNSRTAFGQPLSKLGGNIEKISRARIDIESMRLLVLKAAKAMDVLGNKEARVWVSMAKAQVPEKACQIIDQAIQIHGAYGMSQFTPLPELYADVRHLRFADGPDEVHHMVVGRHELTQH from the coding sequence ATGCAGTTCGCAGAAGAAGGCGCGAAGGACCACGTCGAGGTCGGCACCACCGATCCCCAGGACGCGCTGAATGACCTGCGCATGTCCGAGGAGGCGCTGCCCCTGCTCAACCACGTCAAGCGGTTCATCAAGGACACCGTCGACCCGATGTACGAGGAGTTCGTCAAGCTCGGCGAGGGTCACGCCGACCGCTGGAGCTTCGCTCCCGGACAGCTCGAGGTGCTGCAGAAGGCCAAGGACAAGGCGAAGGAGGAGGGCCTGTGGAACTTCTTCCTGCCCGACGCGGAGACCGGTGACGGCCTGTCGAACCTCGACTACGCCTACATCGCCATCGAGCTCGGCAAGAGCCCGCTGGCCTCGGAGACGATGAATTGCTCCGCACCGGACACCGGCAACATGGAGGTCCTCGAGCGGGTCGGCACGCCGGAGCAGAAGGAGCAGTGGCTGCAGCCGCTGCTCGACGGCGAGATCCGGTCGGCCTACGCCATGACGGAGCCGGATGTCGCCACCTCGGACGCCAAGAACGTCGCGACCCGGGCGGTGCTGGAGAACGGCGAGTGGGTGATCAACGGCGAGAAGCACTACATCTCCGGTGCCGGGGACCCGCGGTGCAAGATCATGATCGTCATGGTCAGGACCAACGACGACGGCCCGCGCGGTCAGAACCACTCGCAGATCCTCGTGCCGATGGACACCCCGGGGGTCGAGATCGTCGGCCCGATGCACGTCTTCGGCGAGGACCACGCCCCGCGCGGGCACATGCACCTGCGCTTCAACGACGTGCGCGTCCCGGAGTCGAACATGCTCCTCGGCGAAGGCCGCGGCTTCGAGATCTCGCAGCTCCGGCTGGGCCCCGGCCGCATCCACCACTGCATGCGCACGATCGGCAAGGCCGAGGTGGCGCTGGACTACATGGTCAAGCGCGGCAACTCGCGGACCGCGTTCGGTCAGCCTCTGTCCAAGCTCGGTGGGAACATCGAGAAGATCTCCCGCGCCCGCATCGACATCGAGTCGATGCGCCTGCTCGTGCTCAAGGCGGCGAAGGCCATGGACGTGCTCGGTAACAAGGAGGCCCGCGTCTGGGTCTCGATGGCCAAGGCGCAGGTCCCGGAGAAGGCCTGCCAGATCATCGACCAGGCGATCCAGATCCACGGTGCCTACGGCATGTCGCAGTTCACGCCGCTGCCCGAGCTGTATGCGGACGTGCGGCACCTGCGCTTCGCCGACGGCCCGGACGAGGTCCATCACATGGTGGTCGGCCGCCACGAGCTGACGCAGCACTGA
- the aztD gene encoding zinc metallochaperone AztD — protein MKIKLNHSSRWVAAPASLLALTVVAGCGAPGQTGGPAGDGSSAGASAEPSARETSEAAGAAPRLAVTYDGGVMVLDGESLEVLDTFPAAGFTRLNPAGDNRHLFLTEGDSFRLLDLGTWSEPHGDHAHAYTTDPLLTEQRITGSHPGHLVHHDGRSLAFFDGTGEMHLFDPANLSADSPIDTTVTTTDEAHHGVAVPRADHSTVVTIGDEESRSGVKIVDEAGETVAENTDCPGVHGEAVAAGGVITVGCEDGLLIVDGDEIRKVDSPDDYGRIGNQFGSEHSPVVLGDYKVEEDAELERPTRVTLTDTGSGELRLVDLPASYSFRSLARSPEGEALVLGTDGALRVIDPASAEVTQEIEVTAAWEEPTEWQDPRPTIHVAGEQVLVTEPGTQTLHVVDLAAGEVTRSSELPEVPNEVGSASGEAPETGHADEHEDGHEHDHGHDEDEHAGHDH, from the coding sequence ATGAAGATCAAGCTCAACCACTCGTCCCGGTGGGTCGCCGCACCCGCCTCCCTCCTCGCCCTCACCGTCGTCGCCGGCTGCGGCGCGCCCGGTCAGACCGGCGGCCCGGCCGGCGACGGCAGCTCCGCGGGCGCCTCGGCGGAACCCTCCGCCCGGGAGACCAGCGAGGCCGCCGGCGCCGCCCCGCGCCTCGCCGTGACCTATGACGGCGGAGTCATGGTGCTCGACGGCGAGTCCCTCGAGGTCCTCGACACCTTCCCCGCCGCGGGCTTCACCCGCCTCAACCCGGCCGGCGACAACCGGCACCTGTTCCTCACCGAGGGCGACTCCTTCCGGCTCCTCGACCTGGGCACGTGGTCCGAGCCGCACGGCGATCACGCACACGCCTACACCACCGACCCGCTCCTCACCGAGCAGCGCATCACCGGCAGCCACCCCGGCCACCTCGTGCACCACGACGGGCGGAGCCTCGCGTTCTTCGACGGCACCGGGGAGATGCACCTCTTCGATCCTGCGAACCTCTCCGCCGACTCCCCGATCGACACCACGGTCACCACCACGGACGAGGCGCACCACGGGGTCGCGGTACCGCGCGCCGACCACTCCACCGTCGTCACGATCGGCGACGAGGAGTCCCGCTCGGGCGTGAAGATCGTCGACGAGGCCGGGGAGACGGTCGCGGAGAACACCGACTGCCCGGGCGTCCACGGGGAAGCCGTCGCGGCAGGCGGAGTCATCACCGTCGGCTGCGAGGACGGACTGCTCATCGTCGACGGGGACGAGATCCGCAAGGTCGACTCCCCCGACGACTACGGCCGGATCGGCAACCAGTTCGGCAGTGAGCACTCCCCCGTGGTGCTCGGCGACTACAAGGTCGAGGAGGACGCCGAGCTCGAGCGCCCCACCCGCGTCACCCTCACCGACACGGGCTCCGGCGAGCTGCGCCTCGTCGATCTGCCCGCCTCCTACTCGTTCCGCTCGCTCGCCCGCAGCCCCGAGGGCGAAGCGCTCGTCCTCGGCACCGACGGCGCGCTCCGGGTCATCGACCCGGCATCCGCCGAGGTGACGCAGGAGATCGAGGTGACGGCCGCTTGGGAGGAGCCCACCGAGTGGCAGGATCCGCGCCCCACGATCCACGTCGCCGGTGAGCAGGTGCTCGTCACCGAACCGGGCACGCAGACCCTCCATGTCGTCGACCTCGCCGCCGGCGAGGTCACCCGCAGCAGCGAGCTGCCCGAGGTGCCCAACGAGGTGGGCAGCGCCTCGGGCGAGGCGCCGGAGACGGGCCATGCTGACGAGCACGAGGACGGTCATGAGCACGACCACGGTCACGACGAGGACGAGCACGCGGGCCACGATCACTGA
- a CDS encoding 3-hydroxyacyl-CoA dehydrogenase NAD-binding domain-containing protein, producing MEQINEVVTLDIEDGIAVLTLDSPPVNALSAAVRAGLQQGFTAAIDDDAVQAIVLICAGRTFIAGADISEFGSDSGAQTGPDEREIMDNSPKPIVAAIHGTALGGGLETALCAHYRVAAQSAKVGLPEVHLGLLPGAGGTQRLPRLTGAEVALDWMITGRHVPVAEALEYGVVDEVVPDASLREDAIAFARRIVAEGGELRRVRDRDDKVTADRDKPELFADFRKKHARKFRGFKAPEAIVQCVEAAVNLPYDEGREVEKRLFAELVSSPESAAQRYYFFAERAAAKVPDVPRDTPRIPVESVGIIGAGTMGGGIAMNFANAGIPVTIVEQQPEALERGLGVIRKNYERTASKGRITAAQVEERMGLITGSLTKDDLASVDLVIEAVFELMDVKKSIFTELDAICKPGAILATNTSGLDIDEIAAVTERPEAVIGMHFFSPANVMKLLEVVRADHTSKEVIATVMALSKKIGKIPVLVGVCPGFVGNRILYARRRESERLLMEGAMPWDIDTAVTNFGLPMGPYQMSDLAGLDIGWRKEESAGRTVREVLCEMDRRGQKTGAGYYDYDENRKATPSPVAAKIIEDFRAKEGVEPREISEEEIFERCTLPMINEGLRILEEGKAVRASDIDVIYVNGYGWPVYRGGPMFYADQLGAEHVLERLRHYEEKYGADFTPSPLLEKVVAEGGRISEL from the coding sequence GTGGAACAGATCAACGAAGTCGTCACCCTGGACATCGAGGACGGGATCGCCGTCCTCACCCTGGACTCGCCCCCGGTCAACGCACTGTCGGCCGCGGTCCGTGCGGGCCTGCAGCAGGGCTTCACCGCCGCCATCGATGACGACGCCGTGCAGGCGATCGTCCTCATCTGCGCCGGACGGACATTCATCGCCGGCGCCGACATCTCCGAGTTCGGCTCGGACTCGGGCGCGCAGACCGGCCCCGATGAGCGCGAGATCATGGACAACTCGCCCAAGCCGATCGTCGCCGCGATCCACGGCACCGCACTCGGCGGCGGCCTCGAGACCGCGCTCTGCGCCCACTACCGGGTGGCCGCGCAGTCCGCGAAGGTCGGCCTGCCCGAGGTGCACCTCGGCCTGCTGCCCGGGGCCGGCGGCACCCAGCGCCTGCCGCGCCTCACCGGCGCCGAGGTGGCGCTCGACTGGATGATCACCGGCCGGCACGTGCCCGTCGCCGAGGCCCTCGAGTACGGGGTCGTCGACGAGGTCGTCCCCGACGCGTCGCTGCGCGAGGACGCGATCGCGTTCGCCCGCCGGATCGTCGCCGAGGGCGGCGAGCTGCGCCGAGTGCGCGACCGCGACGACAAGGTGACTGCCGACCGGGACAAGCCGGAGCTGTTCGCCGACTTCCGGAAGAAACACGCCCGGAAGTTCCGCGGCTTCAAGGCGCCCGAGGCGATCGTGCAGTGCGTCGAGGCGGCGGTGAACCTCCCCTACGACGAAGGCCGCGAGGTCGAGAAGAGGCTGTTCGCCGAACTCGTCAGCAGCCCGGAGTCCGCCGCCCAGCGCTACTACTTCTTCGCCGAGCGCGCCGCGGCCAAGGTGCCCGACGTCCCGCGCGACACCCCGCGCATCCCCGTCGAGTCCGTCGGGATCATCGGTGCGGGCACCATGGGCGGCGGCATCGCGATGAACTTCGCCAACGCCGGCATCCCGGTGACCATCGTCGAGCAGCAGCCCGAGGCGCTCGAGCGCGGGCTCGGCGTGATCCGCAAGAACTACGAGCGCACCGCCTCGAAGGGCCGCATCACCGCCGCCCAGGTCGAGGAGCGGATGGGACTCATCACCGGATCGCTCACCAAGGACGACCTCGCCTCCGTCGACCTCGTCATCGAGGCGGTGTTCGAGCTCATGGACGTGAAGAAGAGCATCTTCACCGAGCTCGACGCGATCTGCAAGCCCGGCGCGATCCTCGCGACGAACACCTCCGGTCTCGACATCGACGAGATCGCCGCGGTGACCGAGCGCCCCGAGGCCGTCATCGGTATGCACTTCTTCTCCCCGGCCAACGTCATGAAGCTCCTCGAGGTCGTCCGCGCCGACCACACCTCGAAGGAGGTCATCGCCACGGTGATGGCACTGTCGAAGAAGATCGGCAAGATCCCGGTGCTCGTGGGCGTGTGCCCCGGATTCGTCGGCAACCGGATCCTCTACGCGCGCCGCCGCGAGTCCGAGCGCCTCCTCATGGAGGGCGCGATGCCCTGGGACATCGACACCGCGGTCACGAACTTCGGACTGCCGATGGGGCCCTACCAGATGAGCGACCTCGCCGGCCTGGACATCGGCTGGCGCAAGGAAGAATCCGCCGGGCGCACCGTCCGCGAGGTGCTCTGCGAGATGGACCGGCGCGGGCAGAAGACCGGTGCCGGGTACTACGACTACGACGAGAACCGGAAGGCCACACCGTCCCCGGTGGCGGCGAAGATCATCGAGGACTTCCGGGCCAAGGAGGGTGTGGAGCCGCGCGAGATCTCCGAGGAGGAGATCTTCGAGCGCTGCACCCTGCCGATGATCAACGAGGGTCTGCGCATCCTCGAGGAGGGCAAGGCGGTCCGCGCCTCCGACATCGACGTCATCTACGTCAACGGCTACGGCTGGCCGGTGTACCGCGGCGGCCCGATGTTCTACGCCGACCAGCTCGGCGCCGAGCACGTGCTCGAGCGGCTGCGCCACTACGAGGAGAAGTACGGGGCCGATTTCACCCCGTCCCCGCTGCTCGAGAAGGTCGTCGCCGAGGGCGGACGCATCTCCGAGCTGTGA